CTTGGTGCTGCTTGGTGGTGCTTCGTGCTGCTTGGTGCTGCTTCGTGCTCCTTGGTGCTGCTTGGTGGTGCTTCGTGCTGCTTGATGCTGCTTGGTCTTGATTGGTGCTGCTTGGTCCTGCTTGATCCTGCTTGGTCCTGCTTGGTGCTGCTTGGTCCATCATGGTGCTGCTTGGTCCTGCTTGGTGCTGCTTGGTCCATCATGGTGCTGCTTGGTCCATCATGGTGCTGCTTGGTCCATCATGGTGCTGCTTGGTGCTGCTTGGTGCTGCTTGGTCCTGCTTGGTGCTGCTTGGTCCTGCTTGGTGCTGCTTGGTGCTGCTTGGTCCTCCTTGGTGCTGCTTGGTGCTGCTTGGTGCTGCTTGGTCCTGCTTGGTGCTGCTTGGTCCTGCTTGGTGCTGCTTGGTGCTGCTTGGTCCTGCTTGGTGCTGCTTGGTGCTGCTTGGTCCTCCTTGGTGCTGCTTGGTGCTGCTTGGTGCTGCTTGGTCCTGCTTGGTGCTGCTTGGTGCTGCTTGGTCCTGCTTGGTGCTGCTTGGTGCTGCTTGGTGCTGCTTGGTCCTGCTTGGTGCTGCTTGGTGCTGCTTGGTGCTGCTTGGTCCTCCTTGGTGCTGCTTGGTGCTGCTTGGTCCTCCTTGGTGCTGCTTGGTGCTGCTTGGTCCTGCTTGGTCCTGCTTGGTGCTGCTTGGTGCTGCTTGGTCCTCCTTGGTGCTGCTTGGTGCTGCTTGGTCCTCCTTGGTGCTGCTTGGTGCTGCTTGGTCCTCCTTGGTGCTGCTTGGTGCTGCTTGGTGCTGCTTGGTCCTGCTTGGTGCTGCTTGGTGCTGCTTGGTGCTGCTTGGTCCTCCTTGGTGCTG
This sequence is a window from Procambarus clarkii isolate CNS0578487 chromosome 80, FALCON_Pclarkii_2.0, whole genome shotgun sequence. Protein-coding genes within it:
- the LOC138357938 gene encoding salivary glue protein Sgs-3-like — encoded protein: MMDQAGPSSTKQHQAAPSRTKQHQAAPSSTKEDQAAPSSTKQDQAAPSSTKQDQAAPSSTKEDQAAPSSTKQHQGGPSSTKQHQAAPRRTKQHQAAPSSTKQDQAAPSSTKQHQGGPSSTKQHQGGPSSTKQHQGGPSSTKQHQAGPSRTKQHQAAPRRTKQHQAAPRRTKQHQAAPSSTKQDQAAPSSTKQHQAGPSSTKQHQAGPSSTKQHQAAPRRTKQHQAAPSRTKQHQAAPSRTKQHQAGPSSTKQHQAAPRRTKQHQAAPSRTKQHQAGPSSTKQHQAAP